The window TTGACGATGTCATCTTCGAGGTTCGGTGGGTGAGCAGGTGCACTGTCCAGGACGAGAAGGGCTTGCGTGGGTAGGTTATTTTCCTGGAGATACTTCTTAACGGCAGGACCAAAGACCAGGTTTACCCACTCCACAAAGAACTGCCTGGTGACCCACGCCTTCGGGTTTGTCCTCCACATAACCTGCAGTTTTTCTTTTAGAATCTTATGCGACTTAAAGGCTCTGGGATTTTCCGAATGATATACCAGCAGCGGCTTGATCTTACAGTCGCCACTTGCATTGGCGCACAGTGCGAGGGTTAACCTATCCTTCATGGGTTTATGGCCTGGTTTCTTCTTCTCCTCTGCATATATGTAAGTTCTCCTTGGCATCTTCTTCCAGAAAAGCCCTGTCTCGTCACAGTTGAAGACTTGCTGGGGGACGTATCCTTCAGCTGCTATCACTTCTGCAAAAGTTTTGAGGTAATCCTCAGTTGCCTTCACATCAGAGCtcgctgcctcaccatgcctgacGACAGAGTGAATGCCGGTTCTCCTTTTAAAATTGTCGAACCAGCCCCGGCTGGCTTTAAACGACTTTTCTGATGCCTCGTCCGTTGAAGTACCTGGGGTCTGCTGCAGTAAATCAGCGTAAATGCCTCTTGCCTTCTTGCAGAGGATACCTTCCGTCACAGTATCTCCTGCGAGCTGCTTCTCCGTCaaccacatcaacagcagcttctCCATCTTTTCATGGACAGAGGTCCGAAGCTTAGAAATTATTTTAATGCCCTTGGCTGGcgttatagcctttatcgactccttcTGCTTTAGTATGGTACATATAGTAGAAGTACTACGCTGGTACTGCCTCGCTAAGTCCACTACACGCACACCTCCCTCATGTTTTTCTATTATTTcgtgctttaattccatggacatcatcctcttcttcttctcagcactgtcctttgtacttactttcttaggacccatggttagaaaaaagaaatttggcaaaataactgcacaaaaaatACAAAACGCAAGAACAACACAAGAGAAATGCTCCCAGGGTGCGGTAACCACTGCACTGAGCACTATCAGTGAgacgcaactcaaagcaaaaaaatcgaccgagcgacGCTCATAACTGgaaaaactcgtaagttgggacACTCGTGAGTCAAGGATTATTTACATGTAGTAGGTGGTATAACCATCAAAAATTTattgtctgtactcacctaattgcggttgttggggtcgattcatagctcctggttatggctgtgtgtgtgtatgtgtgtgtgtgtgtgtgtgtgtgtgtgtgtgtgtgtgtgtgtgtgtgtgtgtgtgtgtgtgtgtgtgtgtgtgtgtgtgtgtgtgtgtgtgtgtgtgtgtgtgtgtgtgtgtgtgaaatactGAAGATGGGACACCAAGAGCGTAGCTCTTCTCTTGTGATTACAAACAGGCAGttttaaatacacacacacagatgagctGTGGAtcgcccctacaaccacaaacaggtaagcacacatacacacacatacacactccaggcgaggccaggagctgtgactcgacccctgcaatcacacctaggtgagtacacacacacacacacactagtagtgTGTGAAGAGGCTTTTAACACTGCCCACAGCAGCACATTAACCTTAAAAACTGGTAAAACACGCTGATGTATCTTGAAGAAAACTCAGGTGGTTAATAGAATACCTAAGAAGTGGACAGTAGGGCATTCTGGCACTAACAGTTGCCATCTGGCACCAACAGTGATCCTCTGGTActaacctggaggttacctggaggttattccggggatcaacgcccccgcggcccggtccatgaccaggcctcccgatggatcagggcctgatcaactaggctgtaccAGTGACCCTCTGGTACTAACAGTGACCCTCTGGCACTAACAGTGATCGTCTGGTACAAACAGTGACCCTCTGGCACTAACAGTGACCCTCTGGTACTAACAGTGACCCTCTGGCACTAACAGTGACCCCTCTGGCACCAACAGTGATCCTTTGGCACCAACGATAAGATTCTAGCACTAGCAGTGACTCATGCAaaagtacctttgatatacccgtCCATGTGGCAGGCTTGTTTAATGCTTGCCTgagcagccaggctgttgctactcctGGCGGCCACACAGTGAACGTTTCTTGGCGTTGTGCAGTCACCCCTCTGCCAGATGTGCCCTCAACCAGACCAATTTCCCCTAACACCAATGGCAGTAAGTCACTTTGACGTTTTAtcggggttatcctaggtaatttacactacatATAATAACTGTAGTTATGTGtagctgtacctaaataaacttagccATTACAATCGTACTGGGATAACCCTAAACAATGCTTGAGAATGGCGGTGATAGCTTCTTATGCAGATATTTTGACTGTAATTCTTCTCTAGACACATGCCTCGACCCTTGGACTATTCCATGTTGGTGTTGCTTTTCGCTGAACACCGTTGTATCTACGGCAATACATGGTGCAGATGGGAAGAATCACAAGGCATGAAGAGGGTAGCTGCAATAAGGGAGGCGCCCAAATTATGTAGGTCCAGTAGCAGAAAAAAAAGTCTAGATGGAAATCCCTTGCACCTCTAGACAGATGACTAACAGAGATCCTGCCTGTTGTTCCGGAGTGGTAATTGTGTACGTTTATTTAGACACAGCTACACATGAGACAATCATCATATTTTAAATTACCTAGAAAATCAACAAAattcaaagtgatttatttccattgtgtactcacgtaattatggttgcaggggtcgagactcagctcctggccccgcctcttcactgaccgctatgtgtgtgtgtgtgtgtgtgtatgtgtattaccCAATATACATATGGCTTTATGAAAATATAAGGATTAACAACTCttacaaatttttaaaaaaaattatatacatagAGAACATCAGTATTGCTCCCACCTGTGTACTGGAGAGATTGAACATGGAGTTCATGAGGAACACGTCCCCTGCATGAAACTGATTCTTCTGTCCAGCCTTTGTTGGAGTTTTTTCTTGACCACCATCCCCTGCTGTCACCTGACTCTCCTCATAGGTGACTCCCGTGATAGCTAGGAAGGCTGCCTTGTGACCAGAACCATGTTCGTGCTTGAGAAAGTCATCTTTCTTGGGACGGACATCAACTGGCTTGCCGGTGGTGAAAACattgttttgtttggtctctatACATAACCTGCAGTACACGTACTCGTCCTCCACAAAGGCCCATGGAAACAGTGTCAACCACTCTTTCTTGAATTTCCGGGACATTTCCCGCATGGCACTAAGTTTGGTGGACCTTAAAggtggtgttggtcttgctggtGGTTTGATGGTGTCCCTGAGggctggtggtagcagcagttcaCCGCTTGCATTTCGACGGTAAAAATTTGAGAACTTAACCTGTTTCACGTCACTGTTTTCCTGTTTCCTCTTCCTGTCGCCATCATTGAAGGCGACACACACTGCTGTGTCCCCCATGACGTGGACGGCATCTATGGGCGTCTCTATGACACGCTGGAAAATGTTTTTGATGAAGTCTGCCAGAGTGCTCTATGCCAGAGCCTCAACCAACGGCATAAACAGAGGCTGTAGCCTACTGTTGCTTCCTCTGAGGCGCATGTGTACGGGGCTACGAAATTTTCTGAACGGTGTAACAGCATTCActaactgttgttactgttactaacctcacactaacacactatGGTAACTGGAGTCGGTGATTTTGTTATATTTGGACCGGGAGGATGTGTGGCTTGGTGTACAGGGCGTTTTAACATGGCGCATGAGGGGGACAAAGTCGGTATTTTGTGGCTAAGCCAGTTTGGCGAACGAATCTGGAAAGGTTTAAGCAATGTGGAATTGTTTTAGCCATTGGCTAATGGCGAGCGAGCCGGCCCCAGCCTGGCTTCTCTCTTTCCTAGCATCTGCTCTCTTTATTCTTGGATCCTCTCTTTACGCTCTCTATCCTCTTTTTTTATTCTTCCACCCCTCCTACCtctccactttctctctctctctcagcagttatgggtggcatcctggggaagggccTAAATATGCAAAGGAAAATAACCCACCCTGCTGGCTTGCGCCACCCTGGCTTATTAACCCAAATCAAGCCTTGCATTAATTATAAATTGGTAAAAGAAGCGTTAGAAGCAAGTTAATAAAAAATTGTCCCCCGAAACACACGCTATATATACAAATAATGAATAACAGGCGATAGAGGGGGAAAAGAAATATGCACAGAGAAAATAATGgaaagagagaaagtgagaagcagagaaagagagaaagttaATAAGGTAAGTTGTAATTCGCACATTGAGGTGGTCACGAAGgtcatgctgctgctggtatGGGCGTGTCCTCAGGACGTGGCATGCCAGGAGCGTGGGCGTCCCTGGAGCGTGGGCGTGTCAGGGGCGTGGGCGTGCCAGGGGCGTGGGCGTGTCAGGGGCGTGGACGTGTTAGGGGTGTGGGCGTGCTAAGGGCGTGGGTGTGGGGGCAGGCGTGCTAGGAGAGCAGGCGTGGGAATGCTTGGGCGTGGACGTGGGAGCGAGAATGGGCATGGATGTTTATTCCCTAAAATAGGAACTTGGTgcctacacacctctcagtgtatatacactcagtgtatatacacagagacaatcacctcagtgtatatacacaatcaactcagtgtatatacactgagagacaatcacctcagtgtatatacactgagagacaatcacctaagtgtatatacatcacctcagtgtatatacactgagagacaatcatctccgtgtatatacactgagagacaatcacctcagtgtatatacacaatcacctcagtgtatatacgcaatcacctcagtgtatatacactgagagacaatcatctccgtgtatatacactgagacaatcacctcagtgtatatatgagaGACaatcacctcagtgtatatacacaatcacctcagtgtatatacactgagagacaatcatctcagtgtatatacactgagagacaatcacctcagtgtatatacaccgagagacaatcacctcagtgtatatacactgagagacaatcatctcagtgtatatacactgagagacaatcatctcagtgtatatacactgagagacaatcatctcagtgtatatacactgagagacaatcatctcagtgtatatacactgagagacaatcatctcagtgtatatacactgagagacaatcatctcagtgtatatacactgagagacaatcatctcagtgtatatacactgagagacaatcatctcagtgtatatacactgagagacaatcacctcactatatatacactgagagacaatcaccccagtatatatacactgagagacaatcacctcagtatatatacactgagagacaatcacctcagtatatatacactgagagacaatcacctcagtatatatacactgagagacaatcacctcagtgtatatacactgagagacaatcacctcagtgtatatacactgagagacaatcacctcagtgtatatacactgagagacaatcacctcagtatatatacactgagagacaatcacctcagtatatatacactgagagacaatcacctcagtgtatatacactgagagacaatcacctcagtgtatatacactgagagacaatcatctcagtgtatatacactgagagacaatcatctcagtgtatatacactgagagacaatcacctcagtatatatacactgagagacaatcacctcagtgtatatacactgagagacaatcatctcagtgtatatacactgagagacaatcaCCTCTCAAACTAACATATACAATTAACAGCCAAAATTTTCACAGGATCTAAATTTTAAGATTTTAACTTTGAGTAAATTAGTAACTTGGCTGTTAGAGTACATCCAATGTGGCTGTTAGAGTACATCCAATGTGGCTGTTAGAGTACATCCAATGTGGCTGTTAGAGTACATCCAATGTGGCTGTTAGAGTACATCCAATGTGGCTGTTAGAGTACATCCAATGTGGTTGTTAGAGTACATCCAATGTGGCTGTTAGAGTACATCCAATGTGGCTGTTAGAGTACATCCAATGTGGATGTTAGAGTACATCCAATGTGGCTGTTAGAGTACATCCAATGTGGATGTTAGAGTACATCCAATGTGGCTGTTAGAGTACATCCAATGTGACTGTTAGAGTACATCCAATGTGGCTGTTAGAGTACATCCAATGTGGCTGTTAGAGTACATCCAATGTGGCTGTTAGAGTACATCCAATGTGGCTGTTAGAGTACATCCAATGTGGCTGTTAGAGTACATCCAATGTGGCTGTTAGAGTACATCCAATGTGGTTGTTAGAGTACATCCAATGTGGCTGTTAGAGTACATCCAATGTGGCTGTTAGAGTACATCCAATGTGGCTGTTAGAGTACATCCAATGTGAATGTTAGAGTACATCCAATGTGGCTGTTAGAGTACATCCAATGTGGCTGTTAGAGTTCATCCAATGTGGCTGTTAGAGTACATCCAATGTGGCTGTTAGAGTACATCCAATGTGGCTGTTAGAGTACATCCAATGTGGTTGTTAGAGTACATCCAATGTGGCTGTTAGAGTACATCCAATGTGGCTGTTAGAGTACATCCAATGTGGCTGTTAGAGTACATCCAATGTGGCTGTTAGAGTACATCCAATGTGGCTGTTAGAGTACATCCAATGTGGCTGTTAGAGTACATCCAATGTGGCTGTTAGAGTACATCCAATGTGGTTGTTAGAGTACATCCAATGTGGCTGTTAGAGTACATCCAATGTGGCTGTTAGAGTACATCCAATGTGGTTGTTAGAGTACATCCAATGTGGCTGTTAGAGTACATCCAATGTGGCTGTTAGAGTACATCCAATGTGGCTGTTAGAGTACATCCAATGTGGTTGTTAGAGTACATCCAATGTGGCTGTTAGAGTACATCCAATGTGGCTGTTAGAGTACATCCAATGTGGCTGTTAGAGTACATCCAATGTGGCTGTTAGAGTACATCCAATGTGGCTGTTAGAGTACATCCAATGTGGTTGTTAGAGTACATCCAATGTGGCTGTTAGAATACATCCAATGTGGCTGTTAGAGTACATCCAATGTGGCTGTTAGAGTACATCCAAAGTGGATGTTAGAGTACATCCAATGTGGCTGTTAGAGTACATCCAATGTGGCTGTTAGAGTACATCCAATGTGGCTGTTAGAGTACATCCAATGTGGCTGTTAGAGTACATCCAATGTGGTTGTTAGAGTACATCCAATGTGGCTGTTAGAATACATCCAATGTGGCTGTTAGAGTACATCCAATGTGGCTGTTAGAGTACATCCAATGTGGCTGTTAAAATTTGTACATCAAATACATGTTAGCTTCACTTCGCCCACCGTCACTAGCAGAGTACAAGAGACCGAACTATAGGGATTGAGGGAGGAagatggagtgaggaagggagagagagtgagggaggaagatggagtgaggaagggagacagagtgagggaggaagatggagtgaggaagggagacagagtgagggaggaagatggagtgaggaagggagagagagtgagggaggaagatggagtgaggaagggagagagagtgagggaggaagatggagtgaggaagggagagagagtgagggaggaagatggagtgaggaagggagacagagtgagggaggaagatggagtgaggaagggagagagagtgagggaggaagatggagtgaggaagggagagagagtgagggaggaagatggagtgaggaagggagagagagtgagggaggaagatggagtgaggaagggagagagagtgagggaggaagatggagtgaggaagggagagagagtgagggaggaagatggagtgaggaagggagacagagtgagggaggaagatggagtgaggaagggagagagagtgagggaggaagatggagtgaggaagggagacagagtgaggaaggaagatggagtgaggaagggagagagagtgagggaggaagatggagtgaggaagggagagagagtgagggaggaagatggagtgaggaagggagagagagtgagggaggaagatggagtgaggaagggagacagagtgagggaggaagatggagtgaggaagggagagagagtgagggaggaagatggagtgaggaagggagacagagtgagggaggaagatggagtgaggaagggagagagagtgagggaggaagatggagtgaggaagggagacagagtgagggaggaagatggagtgaggaagggagagagagtgagggaggaagatggagtgaggaagggagagagagtgagggaggaagatggagtgaggaagggagagagggagagtgatggacacTGGCAGAGTACAAGGTTCTAGTGGTAAATAATTACCCTCCTCTCCACTGTCTACTAGCAAAAAGAGCCTTCATGTTTTCTGAATTATCTCACAAACCGTCTTTATCGCCTTTCAAAACTTTCTAAATTCCCTGTCACAGTTATCTAAATCTTATCAAAACTATCTAAATACCTTGTCAAAAATGTCTAAATCCCATCAAAACTGTCTACATCCCGTGTTAAACCTGTCTAAATACTCCTGTCAAAACTTTCTAAATTGCTCTCAAAACTCTAAATTCCGTCAAAACTGTCCAAATCCCCTGTCAAACCTTTTACATCTGTCAAAACTCAAAATCCCCTGTCTAACTGTTTAAATTTCGCGTTAGGTCCTTAAAACCTGTCAAAAGAGTCTGACTCCTTATCAACACTTTAAATTCTCTGTCCAAACTGTCTAAATCTCCAGTCTAAGATGTTTAAATCCCCTGTGAAAACTGTCTAAATATCCTGTGAAAAGTGTCTAAATCTCCAGTCCAAACTGTCTAAATCCCCAGTCTAAACTGTCTAAATCTCCAGTCCAAATTGTCTAAATCCTGTCCAATATGTCTAAATCTCAGTCCAGACTGTTTAAATCCCCTGTCTAAACTGTCTAAATCTCTTATCcaaccggtggcctggtggctaaagctcccgcttcacacacggagggcctgggttcgattcccggcgggtggaaacatttcgacgcgtttccttacacctgttgtcctgttcacctagcagcaaataggtacctgggtgttagtcgactggtgtgggtcgcatcctgggggacaagattaaggaccccaatggaaataagttagacagtcctcgatgacgcactgactttcttgggttatcctgggtggctaaccctccggggttaaaaatccgaacgaaatcttatcttatattatCTTATCTCCTGATAAGGCGAATTATGGTGCATACGTTAGACTACAggcggcg of the Cherax quadricarinatus isolate ZL_2023a chromosome 79, ASM3850222v1, whole genome shotgun sequence genome contains:
- the LOC138855064 gene encoding uncharacterized protein encodes the protein MGDTAVCVAFNDGDRKRKQENSDVKQVKFSNFYRRNASGELLLPPALRDTIKPPARPTPPLRSTKLSAMREMSRKFKKEWLTLFPWAFVEDEYVYCRLCIETKQNNVFTTGKPVDVRPKKDDFLKHEHGSGHKAAFLAITGVTYEESQVTAGDGGQEKTPTKAGQKNQFHAGDVFLMNSMFNLSSTQDTGVTCSGESCDVEEFRREIKTEEHDFTSGSEEAKDAAALFTPAEVVVPPLSIHCISSDQQDAASEGCHSVPRDEFYQFGMHVASQLSAMPLRAALEVQLDIQRVLTMKRLQCLE